A region from the Desulfomonile tiedjei genome encodes:
- a CDS encoding thiolase family protein produces the protein MSTELSDVVVIDAVRTAFGRAGEKGIFWNTRAEDLCVPLVKALLTRNPAVKPEMVEDSIWGVTNQVKEQGGTLGRMVPMLADLGWEIPGCSVDRMCASGLTGIGFGVTYIASGMADCLICGGVEHMGHLPMGFMRDPHPRAEEVMGDASAFNMGMTAENIHDRFPEFTKEMADVYALACQQKADRAIKAGKMKDMLVPIEVEQEDGTRKWIDKDQQPRPETTMEGLSTLKTPFRENGRVTAGNASGLNDGASAVLLMSREKARELGLTPKMKWVSAGVASVDPRIMGTAPVPATQKALAKAGLTVEELDLIEMNEAFAVQALYCLDRWGLAWDDPRVNPWGGSLAYGHPLAASGPRLVAFLAGLFKENPNSRYGLTTMCVGRGQGYSMIWENLIAV, from the coding sequence TTGAGCACTGAATTAAGTGATGTGGTGGTTATCGACGCGGTCCGGACCGCATTCGGGCGAGCTGGAGAAAAAGGGATCTTCTGGAATACAAGGGCCGAGGACCTGTGCGTTCCGCTGGTGAAGGCCCTTTTGACTCGCAATCCTGCCGTCAAACCGGAGATGGTTGAAGACAGCATTTGGGGTGTCACCAACCAAGTCAAGGAGCAGGGAGGCACGCTCGGGAGAATGGTCCCGATGCTCGCCGACCTGGGCTGGGAAATCCCTGGGTGTTCCGTGGATCGTATGTGCGCAAGCGGTCTGACCGGAATCGGGTTCGGAGTGACATACATAGCGAGCGGCATGGCTGACTGCCTCATCTGCGGCGGTGTGGAGCACATGGGGCATTTGCCCATGGGATTCATGCGAGATCCGCACCCCAGGGCCGAGGAAGTGATGGGGGACGCGTCCGCATTCAATATGGGCATGACAGCGGAAAATATTCATGACAGGTTTCCTGAATTCACGAAAGAAATGGCCGACGTATATGCGCTCGCATGCCAGCAAAAAGCGGACAGAGCGATCAAAGCGGGCAAGATGAAGGACATGCTCGTCCCCATAGAGGTTGAACAGGAAGACGGCACCAGGAAATGGATTGATAAGGACCAACAACCAAGGCCCGAAACCACCATGGAGGGGCTGTCCACGCTGAAAACCCCATTCAGGGAAAACGGAAGGGTTACCGCGGGGAATGCGTCAGGACTAAATGACGGTGCGTCCGCGGTCCTTTTGATGTCCCGAGAAAAGGCCCGGGAATTGGGCCTTACGCCCAAAATGAAGTGGGTTTCAGCAGGAGTGGCTTCAGTTGACCCGAGGATTATGGGTACTGCGCCGGTCCCGGCCACGCAAAAGGCCCTGGCAAAGGCGGGGCTGACCGTGGAAGAACTGGATCTTATAGAGATGAACGAAGCCTTTGCGGTGCAGGCCCTCTATTGCCTTGACAGGTGGGGACTGGCATGGGATGACCCGCGAGTCAATCCATGGGGCGGGTCTCTCGCGTATGGACATCCGCTGGCCGCGTCCGGACCTCGTCTAGTGGCTTTTCTTGCAGGGCTTTTCAAAGAAAATCCCAATTCCCGATACGGATTGACCACCATGTGTGTGGGCAGAGGACAGGGCTATTCGATGATTTGGGAGAATCTAATCGCCGTCTAG
- a CDS encoding AMP-binding protein has protein sequence MKSRRPPVNVPSEPLTYALRQAAQRFPEKVAVVAPESGEREWTFAELEDLSSVVAGSLAAHGVAVGNRVALWTKNSVEYILSYYGILKAGAVVCPVSTHFGERELTHQLQVTGAKALIAAEDRLAATGGVKDRLSLRVVIPEKSGEISSPGWVSFHSLLQGKERLDRSIGIDPNETLAVLPFSSGTTGLPKGVMLSHANLLSNLHQVIQAHEAGPDDIMLNQLPFFHIYGMTVLFGAAILACAKQVVASRFRPVDEFLSLFEKYRPTLFFTVPLILQEFCHHPRVPGMDWSALRYVNTGGAPLAPELQERFTSITGVPVIQGYGLTETSPTTHTVPLNKLKVGTIGTPLSLTEHKIVDPMTAEEVPQGETGELWVRGPQVMKGYYRDPEATAHALVDGWLRTGDLAREDEDGYVYIVDRLKELIKCKGFQVAPAEIEHVLHGHPDILDAAVIGEPHPELGEVPVAYVVIREGSALSPEMIIEYAATGMAKYKRLARVVLSESIPRSPSGKILRRVLKQTHVAP, from the coding sequence ATGAAATCACGACGACCTCCGGTCAACGTTCCTTCTGAGCCATTGACTTATGCCCTCCGGCAAGCGGCCCAGCGTTTTCCGGAAAAGGTGGCTGTGGTAGCTCCTGAATCGGGAGAGAGAGAATGGACCTTTGCCGAATTGGAAGACTTGTCTTCGGTTGTGGCCGGGTCGTTGGCCGCCCACGGTGTCGCCGTAGGTAACAGGGTGGCTCTCTGGACGAAAAACAGTGTGGAGTACATTCTCTCTTATTATGGAATTCTCAAGGCCGGCGCTGTTGTTTGTCCGGTGAGTACCCATTTCGGCGAACGCGAACTGACTCACCAGCTCCAGGTAACCGGGGCAAAGGCCCTTATCGCGGCAGAAGACCGTTTGGCCGCCACTGGTGGAGTGAAAGACCGCTTGTCTCTCCGGGTTGTTATTCCGGAAAAAAGTGGGGAAATCAGTTCCCCAGGATGGGTTTCCTTTCATTCCCTTTTGCAGGGAAAAGAGCGCCTCGATCGATCCATTGGAATTGACCCGAATGAGACCCTTGCAGTTCTGCCATTCTCCAGTGGCACTACAGGGCTGCCCAAGGGCGTAATGCTCAGCCACGCCAATCTCTTATCCAATCTTCACCAGGTAATACAGGCACACGAGGCGGGACCCGATGACATCATGCTCAACCAACTCCCGTTCTTCCACATCTACGGCATGACCGTCCTTTTTGGGGCAGCGATCCTGGCGTGCGCCAAGCAGGTTGTGGCCAGCCGCTTCAGGCCGGTAGACGAGTTCCTGTCACTATTCGAAAAATACCGCCCCACTTTGTTTTTTACCGTCCCGTTGATTCTTCAGGAGTTCTGTCATCACCCCAGGGTGCCGGGAATGGACTGGAGCGCACTCCGGTACGTTAACACCGGAGGCGCCCCTCTTGCCCCGGAGTTGCAGGAACGCTTCACGAGTATAACCGGGGTACCTGTCATTCAGGGTTACGGCCTCACGGAAACCTCTCCCACTACTCACACTGTTCCTTTGAACAAGCTTAAGGTCGGCACCATAGGAACTCCCCTGTCATTGACCGAGCACAAGATCGTGGACCCCATGACCGCCGAAGAAGTCCCTCAGGGAGAAACGGGTGAGCTGTGGGTCCGAGGCCCCCAAGTGATGAAAGGATACTATCGAGACCCCGAGGCCACTGCCCATGCGCTTGTGGATGGATGGTTGCGCACCGGAGACCTCGCCCGGGAGGACGAAGACGGGTACGTTTATATCGTAGACAGGCTCAAAGAACTGATCAAATGCAAAGGGTTTCAGGTGGCTCCTGCCGAAATAGAGCACGTGCTCCATGGCCATCCTGACATCCTGGATGCTGCGGTGATCGGGGAACCGCATCCGGAACTGGGTGAAGTCCCTGTGGCCTACGTTGTCATTCGCGAGGGGTCCGCACTTTCCCCTGAAATGATCATTGAATACGCAGCCACAGGAATGGCCAAGTACAAACGACTTGCGCGGGTGGTGCTTAGTGAGTCTATTCCGCGCAGCCCTTCGGGAAAAATTCTGCGACGCGTCTTGAAGCAGACGCATGTGGCGCCCTAA
- a CDS encoding acetyl-CoA C-acyltransferase — protein sequence MKEVVIAAGVRTPVGKYMGLLKDVPAYDLAALVLDEAVRRAGLDPSMVDQVVLGQAYQNGEYVNTARMALLKAGWPERVPGVTLDVRCCTGLEVVRYAAALISSGQADIVVAGGVESMSNAEFYLPGSVKWGIGGSRGMPKGHGDLSIWGLPLYDRIQRARVMSQPEERYGILPAMMTWAETGAQEHSITREQCDQWSLESHQKACAAIEAHKFAEEMIPVKIPQRKGDPLVVDRDENPRADTTLEALARLKPVLGGVCTAGNSSTENDGAAAVVVTSAPKALELGLKPLAVFKSSALVGDDPRRTYRTVPRAADKALQAAGLSLKDIELIEIQEAFAAQVLADLVEMGIGPEDYARVNVNGSGISLGHPIACTGTRVLVTLLHEMKRRGARYALECICGGGGLGIAAVLERNSSQE from the coding sequence ATGAAGGAAGTAGTCATCGCGGCCGGAGTAAGAACGCCTGTGGGCAAATATATGGGCTTGCTCAAAGACGTCCCGGCATACGATCTTGCGGCCCTTGTACTTGACGAAGCCGTCCGACGTGCCGGACTCGATCCGAGCATGGTGGATCAGGTGGTTTTGGGACAGGCCTATCAGAATGGCGAGTATGTGAACACCGCCCGTATGGCCCTACTGAAAGCCGGTTGGCCTGAACGGGTCCCTGGGGTGACCTTGGATGTCCGTTGCTGCACCGGTCTCGAAGTGGTCCGCTATGCTGCTGCTTTGATTTCATCAGGACAGGCCGACATCGTTGTGGCCGGCGGGGTTGAGAGCATGAGCAACGCCGAATTCTACCTCCCCGGCAGTGTCAAATGGGGCATCGGCGGAAGCAGGGGCATGCCGAAAGGCCACGGCGACCTCTCGATCTGGGGGCTTCCTCTGTACGATCGCATACAAAGAGCGAGAGTGATGTCTCAGCCGGAGGAACGATATGGCATCCTACCGGCAATGATGACCTGGGCGGAGACTGGAGCGCAAGAGCATTCCATAACACGAGAACAATGCGATCAGTGGTCTCTGGAAAGCCACCAGAAAGCCTGTGCGGCTATTGAGGCCCACAAGTTCGCGGAAGAGATGATCCCGGTAAAAATCCCCCAGCGCAAAGGGGACCCGCTAGTCGTGGATCGGGACGAAAATCCGCGTGCCGATACAACACTGGAGGCATTGGCTCGTCTCAAGCCGGTGCTTGGTGGGGTGTGCACTGCGGGCAATTCTTCCACCGAGAATGACGGCGCGGCTGCGGTCGTGGTGACGTCAGCCCCCAAGGCTCTGGAACTTGGCCTGAAACCTCTTGCCGTGTTCAAATCCAGCGCGTTGGTCGGGGACGATCCGCGAAGAACCTATCGGACAGTGCCTCGTGCGGCGGACAAAGCATTGCAAGCCGCGGGTCTCTCCTTGAAAGACATTGAGTTGATCGAGATACAGGAGGCTTTTGCCGCACAGGTCTTGGCTGACCTGGTAGAAATGGGCATTGGACCCGAGGATTACGCAAGAGTGAACGTCAACGGCTCGGGCATCTCCCTTGGACACCCGATAGCCTGCACGGGAACGCGGGTGCTGGTTACCTTGCTGCACGAAATGAAAAGACGCGGCGCGAGGTATGCGCTCGAATGCATCTGCGGCGGTGGTGGACTAGGCATTGCCGCTGTTCTGGAAAGAAATAGCTCTCAGGAGTGA
- a CDS encoding branched-chain amino acid ABC transporter permease, giving the protein MGIIWFHIRKAFTLFRSEVLVLPSRVAVLVFVVALLVLPVFTQDPYLLRVLIFTSVFAIFAASWDLLSGFTGQMNFGHALFFGVAAYTSGLINVHFKVPYFLSIPVGAFAGVLTGLIVGIPCLRLRGTYLALTTLAFPIILMGLVFSFPDVTGGELGVMGLETLARSRIHVYYASVISMLVLTSIMWKITDSNTGILFHAIREDELAVRAGGINTTRYKLLAFCLSGFFAGIAGGLYAHIMRTVGPSTLEVSLSFQVIIWSIFGGIASIYGPVAGVFILFPLAEVLRAFPKYRMLIFAILVLLTLIFMPQGLIPWIRDKIEKECPRCKVRSIATRKTCRICAASLD; this is encoded by the coding sequence ATGGGAATCATCTGGTTTCATATTAGAAAAGCCTTCACTTTATTCAGGAGTGAGGTGTTGGTGCTTCCGAGTCGAGTGGCCGTCCTGGTGTTTGTGGTAGCGCTGCTTGTTCTGCCTGTTTTCACCCAGGATCCTTACCTGCTCCGGGTCCTGATTTTCACCAGCGTTTTCGCGATTTTCGCTGCCAGTTGGGACCTGCTGTCGGGCTTCACCGGCCAGATGAATTTCGGGCATGCGCTGTTTTTTGGAGTGGCTGCTTACACGAGCGGCCTCATAAATGTGCACTTCAAGGTGCCTTATTTTCTGAGCATTCCGGTAGGTGCCTTTGCCGGAGTTCTGACCGGTTTAATCGTGGGGATTCCGTGTCTCAGGCTGAGGGGCACTTATCTGGCCCTGACCACGCTGGCTTTTCCCATCATTCTCATGGGCTTGGTATTTTCTTTTCCGGATGTGACAGGGGGCGAGTTGGGGGTTATGGGGTTGGAGACCCTGGCCCGCTCGCGAATTCATGTTTACTACGCCTCCGTGATCTCGATGCTCGTGTTGACTTCCATCATGTGGAAGATCACCGATTCCAATACAGGGATATTATTTCATGCTATCCGTGAGGATGAGCTTGCGGTCAGAGCGGGCGGCATCAACACGACTCGCTATAAGCTTCTGGCCTTCTGCCTGAGCGGTTTTTTCGCAGGAATCGCCGGAGGGTTATATGCTCACATCATGCGGACCGTCGGCCCCTCCACCTTGGAAGTTTCGCTCTCTTTCCAGGTGATTATCTGGTCTATCTTCGGCGGTATCGCTTCCATTTATGGCCCTGTGGCCGGCGTATTCATCCTGTTTCCGCTGGCGGAAGTCCTGAGAGCATTTCCCAAGTACCGTATGTTGATATTCGCCATACTGGTTCTGCTGACCCTGATTTTCATGCCGCAAGGGCTCATTCCCTGGATTCGAGACAAGATCGAAAAAGAATGTCCGAGGTGCAAGGTGAGAAGCATTGCCACTCGCAAAACCTGCAGAATATGCGCCGCTTCTCTGGATTAA
- a CDS encoding long-chain fatty acid--CoA ligase translates to MDAKETYMSKPWLNHYPKGVPATVEVPEKSVPVLFDDASETYSGKDALIFYGKKITYGELRQLVDKFATALADLGVKKGETVALHLLNCPQYIIAYFAALKLGAVVTPISPVYTSQEVRHQLMDSGANTVVCQDILYENIEKSGVRIKNLILTNISEYLPWMKKLLGKSAIGKAYKHKQVPIAKNQEGLYEFQDLIKKYPAQPPKIEIDPDKDVAALPYTGGTTGLPKAAVLTHRNMVALQAQAQAFWQDVLTVGDDVIIAFLPFFHIYGQVVIMLSSLVRGASLVLLTTPDLDDILQSTEMYKASIFFSVPTMFEYLKEYEKTDRVDWKRIKMIGCGADTLHASTMKDWERRTGSKITEGYGMTETTALSHGNPLHRVKAGSFGVPIPNVTAAIIDHDGLDFMPVGEVGELIVNGPNIMQGYWNRPEETADSLIEIDGKKWLRTGDLASMDEEGYFHFFDRKRDLIKHKGYAVFARHVEEVLYHHPQIKAAGVVGVPDPKVGAIIKAYVVLQSEARGKVSEEEVIAYCKENLAHYKVPKIIEFRGELPKTDVGKVSRRELREEAEES, encoded by the coding sequence ATGGATGCAAAAGAAACCTACATGTCCAAACCCTGGCTTAACCATTACCCCAAAGGGGTGCCCGCTACGGTGGAGGTCCCGGAAAAATCCGTCCCGGTACTCTTTGACGATGCCTCGGAAACCTATTCCGGGAAAGACGCCCTCATATTCTACGGCAAGAAGATTACGTACGGAGAGTTGCGACAGCTTGTGGATAAGTTTGCCACCGCGCTGGCAGATTTGGGAGTTAAAAAAGGGGAAACCGTCGCTCTCCATCTTTTGAACTGTCCCCAGTACATAATCGCGTATTTCGCCGCTCTCAAACTGGGCGCGGTGGTAACGCCGATAAGTCCGGTGTACACAAGCCAGGAAGTCAGACATCAGCTGATGGACAGCGGTGCAAATACCGTTGTCTGTCAGGATATTTTGTACGAGAACATAGAAAAAAGCGGCGTGAGAATAAAGAATTTGATCCTGACTAACATAAGTGAATACCTGCCCTGGATGAAGAAGCTGCTCGGGAAGAGCGCAATCGGAAAGGCATACAAACACAAGCAGGTTCCGATTGCCAAGAATCAGGAAGGACTGTATGAGTTTCAGGATCTCATCAAGAAATACCCGGCCCAACCTCCCAAGATAGAAATCGATCCCGACAAGGACGTGGCTGCGCTCCCATATACGGGTGGCACAACCGGGCTTCCCAAAGCGGCAGTTTTGACCCACAGGAATATGGTGGCATTGCAGGCTCAGGCCCAGGCATTCTGGCAGGATGTGTTGACTGTCGGCGATGATGTGATCATAGCTTTTCTGCCTTTTTTTCACATTTATGGGCAAGTAGTTATCATGCTGTCTTCGCTCGTCAGAGGCGCGAGCCTTGTCTTGCTTACCACTCCCGATTTGGACGACATCCTTCAGTCAACTGAAATGTACAAGGCGTCGATCTTCTTCTCTGTGCCCACGATGTTCGAGTATCTCAAAGAATACGAGAAGACCGACCGAGTGGATTGGAAAAGAATTAAGATGATCGGATGCGGGGCTGATACCCTTCATGCATCTACTATGAAGGATTGGGAACGCAGGACTGGCAGCAAGATCACGGAAGGGTACGGCATGACCGAAACGACCGCGCTCAGCCATGGGAATCCTCTGCACAGAGTCAAAGCCGGCTCTTTTGGCGTACCCATTCCAAATGTTACTGCTGCGATCATCGATCATGACGGCCTTGACTTTATGCCCGTCGGTGAAGTCGGCGAACTCATCGTTAATGGGCCGAATATCATGCAAGGATATTGGAATCGGCCCGAAGAGACCGCAGATTCCTTAATAGAAATCGATGGCAAAAAGTGGCTCAGAACAGGCGACTTGGCAAGCATGGATGAAGAGGGGTACTTCCATTTCTTTGATAGAAAACGTGATTTGATCAAGCACAAAGGTTATGCGGTGTTTGCACGGCATGTGGAAGAAGTTTTGTACCATCATCCACAAATCAAGGCTGCAGGAGTCGTCGGGGTGCCGGACCCGAAAGTGGGGGCAATAATAAAAGCGTACGTCGTGTTGCAGTCAGAGGCCAGAGGCAAGGTTTCAGAGGAAGAGGTCATCGCCTACTGCAAGGAAAACCTGGCTCATTACAAGGTCCCCAAAATCATTGAATTTAGAGGTGAGCTGCCCAAGACGGACGTGGGCAAGGTATCTCGCCGAGAACTCCGAGAAGAAGCCGAGGAGAGCTGA
- a CDS encoding acyl-CoA dehydrogenase — translation MSHFRLNERDIYFILKEQLNYANLCKCDRYRDLDVDTLDMLVAEAAKFANGVVAPLQEVGDKQGVTYADGTVKCAEGFRETFHLFGENGWIAATSDTEYGGQGFPSMMGIVVNDLMYGACISFHMAPSLTHGAARLIESFGAKELKERFIANMFSGRWSGTMCLTEPQAGSNLAAIRTKAIPEGDHFKIKGTKIFITWGDHDLTDNVIHLVLARIENAPPGVKGISLFVVPKVRVLDDGSPGEPNDVLCAGVEHKLGLHGSPTCVLNFGDNDNCIGYLCGEENKGLPHMFQMMNSARINIGVAGIGIASTAYQNALAYTKERIQGADVARRKSGEVPIIDHPDVRRMLLWMKATVDGMRSMAYTVGYWLDLSVHSDDEEEKRRCQALVEFMTPIVKAYCSDMCFRVCESAIQCLGGYGFTREYPFEQYLRDSKILSLYEGTNGIQSMDLMGRKLMMNGGEPFKVFMGELQSFCTANADHATLGSCVKSLSKVVAGLNEMASKMRKTMESDLPQWAAATYPALMCFGEAIMVWRLLDMAAIAQKKIDEGDTNDFYTGKVMQATYFAETTIRTLLARLQIIGTPAREVVEMPEDAF, via the coding sequence ATGAGTCATTTTAGGCTAAATGAACGAGATATTTATTTCATACTGAAGGAACAACTGAATTACGCGAACCTGTGCAAATGTGACAGATACCGAGATCTCGATGTGGACACACTGGACATGCTCGTTGCCGAGGCGGCCAAGTTCGCCAACGGCGTCGTGGCGCCACTTCAGGAGGTGGGCGACAAACAAGGCGTGACCTATGCGGATGGCACGGTGAAATGTGCTGAAGGATTTCGCGAAACGTTTCATCTTTTTGGAGAAAATGGATGGATTGCGGCCACCAGCGATACGGAATACGGCGGGCAAGGCTTCCCCAGCATGATGGGCATTGTCGTCAACGATCTCATGTATGGTGCGTGCATCTCCTTTCACATGGCTCCAAGTCTGACTCATGGGGCCGCTCGCCTCATCGAGAGCTTCGGCGCCAAAGAGCTGAAGGAACGGTTCATTGCCAACATGTTCTCGGGCCGGTGGTCAGGTACCATGTGTCTCACTGAACCCCAGGCCGGCTCAAATTTGGCCGCTATTAGGACAAAGGCCATTCCGGAAGGGGATCATTTCAAGATCAAGGGGACGAAGATTTTTATCACGTGGGGAGACCACGACCTTACCGACAACGTTATCCATCTTGTTCTGGCCCGAATAGAGAACGCACCGCCAGGGGTGAAGGGTATCTCGCTATTTGTGGTCCCCAAGGTAAGAGTGCTCGACGACGGCTCCCCGGGAGAACCCAACGATGTGCTTTGTGCAGGCGTAGAACACAAGCTGGGACTACACGGGTCGCCCACCTGTGTTCTAAATTTCGGAGACAATGATAACTGCATAGGATACCTGTGTGGCGAAGAGAACAAAGGTCTCCCACACATGTTCCAGATGATGAATAGTGCCCGCATCAACATCGGAGTGGCCGGAATAGGCATAGCGAGCACCGCGTACCAAAATGCGCTGGCGTACACGAAAGAACGCATTCAAGGAGCCGACGTGGCCCGAAGGAAGTCCGGAGAAGTCCCCATCATAGACCATCCGGACGTGCGCCGCATGCTCCTCTGGATGAAGGCCACGGTGGACGGCATGCGATCAATGGCCTACACGGTGGGCTACTGGTTGGATCTGTCGGTCCATTCGGACGATGAAGAGGAGAAGCGCCGCTGTCAAGCGCTCGTGGAGTTCATGACGCCAATCGTTAAAGCGTATTGCTCGGATATGTGTTTCAGGGTCTGTGAGTCAGCCATCCAATGCCTCGGCGGGTACGGCTTCACCAGGGAGTACCCTTTTGAACAATACTTGAGAGACTCCAAGATACTGTCTCTTTACGAAGGGACAAACGGGATCCAATCAATGGATCTCATGGGGCGGAAGTTGATGATGAACGGGGGCGAACCTTTCAAGGTATTCATGGGGGAACTCCAGTCTTTCTGCACCGCGAATGCCGACCACGCCACCCTTGGCTCATGCGTCAAGTCCTTATCGAAAGTTGTGGCAGGCCTTAACGAGATGGCAAGCAAGATGCGCAAAACGATGGAGAGCGATCTGCCTCAATGGGCCGCGGCCACTTATCCTGCACTCATGTGTTTTGGAGAAGCCATCATGGTGTGGCGACTCCTCGACATGGCCGCGATAGCACAGAAGAAGATCGACGAAGGGGACACGAACGATTTCTATACGGGCAAAGTCATGCAGGCAACGTATTTTGCGGAAACCACAATACGTACGCTGCTGGCTCGCTTGCAGATAATCGGCACGCCGGCGCGGGAAGTTGTCGAGATGCCGGAAGACGCTTTCTGA
- a CDS encoding branched-chain amino acid ABC transporter permease, whose product MIQEIIINGLINGSIYALLAIGFSLIFGVARLVNIAHTALYMTAAYFILIGLDYWGMSAPLAALLAIVITTMLGLICYQLVIKPIREHEGAVLIATIALAMAIQEIFLIGFGGHYLGVPPAATGYLFLAGVKVAKQHLLALGVSVLALVGTWALLLKTRIGLGIRCTAQDREVANLMGINVNREIMMALGISVAMAAVAGVIVAPLRVIDPHMWMEPLIMMLAIVVLGGLGSIKGSFIASYILGFTEALVVFALPMGAFLKVTVALSIMILALLIRPEGLFGVVFEEER is encoded by the coding sequence ATGATCCAGGAGATCATCATTAATGGGCTGATCAACGGCAGCATATATGCTCTGTTGGCCATAGGTTTTTCGCTGATCTTCGGGGTGGCGCGTCTTGTCAACATCGCGCACACCGCACTATACATGACCGCAGCATACTTCATCCTCATCGGTCTTGATTATTGGGGGATGTCGGCTCCCTTAGCCGCTTTGCTCGCAATCGTCATAACCACTATGTTGGGGCTCATTTGCTACCAGTTGGTCATCAAGCCAATTCGTGAGCACGAAGGCGCTGTGCTAATAGCCACAATCGCTTTGGCAATGGCTATCCAGGAGATCTTTTTGATCGGTTTTGGAGGCCATTACCTTGGCGTACCTCCCGCGGCAACAGGATACCTATTCCTGGCAGGGGTCAAAGTGGCAAAGCAGCACCTGCTGGCCCTGGGAGTGTCTGTGCTCGCCTTGGTGGGAACTTGGGCCCTTTTGCTAAAGACCAGGATTGGCCTTGGAATCAGATGTACCGCCCAGGACCGGGAGGTGGCCAATCTGATGGGCATAAACGTTAACAGGGAGATCATGATGGCGCTGGGTATTTCAGTGGCTATGGCCGCGGTAGCCGGCGTCATCGTAGCTCCGCTTCGCGTCATTGATCCGCACATGTGGATGGAACCGCTGATCATGATGCTGGCCATCGTGGTTCTCGGAGGGCTGGGCAGCATCAAAGGGAGTTTCATTGCGAGCTACATTCTTGGTTTTACCGAGGCATTGGTGGTCTTTGCCCTTCCCATGGGGGCGTTCCTCAAAGTCACGGTAGCCCTCTCCATCATGATTCTAGCTTTATTAATCCGCCCGGAAGGTTTATTCGGCGTGGTGTTTGAGGAAGAGAGATAG
- a CDS encoding ABC transporter substrate-binding protein, with protein MKRSSVFGVVLLFLTLVLCSGFHAWAADPIKIAIVGPMQFTQGEGHWNGATMAAEEINKAGGISVKGTKRTIELIKVDSNEFLSIPDATNAMELAISKHKADFVMGGFRTEAVLVMQDIAMDNKKIFLGCGAAHPELCERVTKDYDRYKYWFRITPINSKHLVAVDFILLDMVAKAITKELDIPKLKVAIVAEKAAWADPMVKIAEGKLPQMGMEVVGVWRPSPTATDTTAELSAIQRAGAHIIFTTFSSSVGIPLAKQAGELKIPAAVAGINVESQKDGFWKATGGKGDYGLTVNTYARVKITDKTIPFFDKYLERYKEAPNYNAGTYDGLYLLKTAVEKAETLEADKLVPVLEKTEVTETAGKLVFTKDHDVTWGPGFVTAIGTQWQDGKNLCVWPNGWQGVKYEGTVEYKVPPVMVEHYKKKK; from the coding sequence ATGAAAAGGTCGAGTGTTTTTGGTGTTGTCTTATTGTTCCTCACGCTGGTATTATGTTCGGGTTTTCACGCCTGGGCAGCGGACCCTATCAAGATCGCGATCGTCGGACCAATGCAGTTTACCCAGGGAGAGGGGCACTGGAACGGGGCCACCATGGCTGCCGAAGAAATCAATAAGGCCGGCGGAATCTCTGTAAAAGGAACCAAACGCACCATTGAACTCATTAAGGTGGACTCTAATGAGTTCTTGAGTATTCCTGACGCCACCAATGCCATGGAACTGGCCATCAGCAAGCATAAAGCAGACTTTGTGATGGGCGGTTTTCGAACCGAGGCTGTGCTGGTGATGCAGGACATCGCCATGGACAATAAGAAGATCTTTTTGGGATGCGGCGCAGCCCATCCCGAACTCTGCGAACGGGTGACAAAGGATTATGACCGGTACAAATACTGGTTCCGAATTACCCCTATTAATTCCAAACACCTTGTTGCGGTGGACTTCATTCTTCTTGACATGGTGGCTAAAGCCATTACCAAGGAGTTGGACATCCCGAAGCTTAAAGTTGCCATTGTTGCCGAAAAAGCTGCCTGGGCAGACCCGATGGTGAAGATCGCAGAGGGCAAACTCCCCCAGATGGGCATGGAGGTTGTTGGCGTCTGGCGCCCTTCCCCCACTGCTACGGACACTACGGCGGAGCTTTCAGCGATTCAGCGTGCCGGCGCGCATATCATTTTCACCACCTTCTCGTCCTCAGTGGGCATTCCGCTTGCCAAGCAGGCAGGGGAGCTTAAGATCCCTGCGGCGGTCGCGGGAATTAACGTTGAATCTCAAAAGGACGGCTTCTGGAAAGCTACAGGCGGAAAAGGGGACTACGGTCTCACCGTGAACACTTATGCACGCGTAAAGATCACCGACAAGACAATCCCATTTTTCGACAAATATCTTGAGAGGTACAAAGAAGCTCCGAATTATAATGCCGGGACTTACGATGGCCTTTACCTTCTGAAGACTGCAGTAGAGAAGGCCGAGACCCTGGAAGCGGACAAGCTGGTGCCGGTGTTGGAGAAGACCGAGGTCACTGAGACTGCGGGAAAATTGGTATTCACCAAGGATCACGACGTCACGTGGGGACCGGGTTTCGTGACCGCGATAGGGACCCAATGGCAGGATGGGAAAAACTTGTGCGTATGGCCCAACGGATGGCAGGGAGTCAAGTACGAAGGTACTGTGGAATATAAGGTCCCGCCGGTGATGGTGGAACACTATAAGAAAAAGAAGTGA